A window from Seriola aureovittata isolate HTS-2021-v1 ecotype China chromosome 14, ASM2101889v1, whole genome shotgun sequence encodes these proteins:
- the ikzf1 gene encoding DNA-binding protein Ikaros isoform X5, which produces MAASNGLLGVSFYWHGTKQVPRTRWLDSPLQTRPVDKSKQNASDELRDIVMLGWNEEVQWRGEGLRAQLHGAAAALRPSAHGAGESWKNFILQTQGIAEYLHRMETEEAQEMAQMPGRDSPPANEASEEAEEPMAVPEDLSAGSAHQQNNRGDKGERPFQCSQCGASFTQKGNLLRHIKLHSGEKPFKCHLCSYACRRRDALTGHLRTHSVGKPHKCAYCGRSYKQRSSLEEHKERCHNYLQCMGLQNSIYTVKEESNQNEQREDLSQTGSDRALVLDRLANNVAKRKSTMPQKFVGDKRLSDLSYDGGAGELIQPHVIDQAINSAISYLGAESLRPLVQTSPASSTDVGLGSMYPHHKPANDGHVGTGHGLSAKDSAAENLLLLSNSKSASSEKDGSPSHSGQDSTDTESNNEDRTGGPAPSLIYLTNHINPGVRNGVLPLVKEEQQRQYEAIRVSMEMASEGFKVVTADGEQVRAYRCEHCRVLFLDHVMYTIHMGCHGFRDPFECNLCGHRSQDRYEFSSHITRGEHRY; this is translated from the exons ATGGCTGCCAGTAATGGTCTACTGGGTGTCAGCTTTTATTGGCACGGCACAAAGCAAGTGCCAAGGACTCGGTGGCTCGACTCCCCGTTGCAGACTCGGCCTGTGGATAAAAGCAAGCAAAATGCCTCAGACGAGCTCAGAGACATAGTCATGTTGGGCTGGAACGAGGAAGTGCAGTGGAGAGGGGAGGGACTCAGGGCTCAGCTCCATGGGGCCGCCGCGGCGCTGAGACCTTCTGCACATGGAGCCGGGGAGAGTTGGAAGAACTTCATACTGCAAACTCAAGGAATAGCAG AGTACTTGCACCGcatggagacagaggaagcCCAGGAAATGGCCCAGATGCCAG GCAGGGACAGCCCCCCTGCCAACGAAGCATCCGAGGAGGCAGAGGAGCCCATGGCCGTCCCCGAGGACCTGTCAGCCGGCTCCGCCCACCAGCAGAACAACAGAGGGGACAAAG GAGAACGCCCTTTCCAGTGCAGCCAGTGCGGTGCCTCTTTCACCCAGAAGGGTAACCTGCTGCGCCACATCAAGCTGCATTCGGGGGAGAAACCCTTCAAGTGTCACCTGTGCAGCTACGCCTGCCGCAGGAGGGACGCCCTCACCGGCCATTTACGCACCCACTCGG TTGGAAAACCCCACAAGTGTGCTTACTGTGGGCGGAGCTATAAGCAACGCAGCTCTCTCGAGGAGCACAAGGAGAGGTGCCACAACTACCTCCAGTGCATGGGGTTGCAGAACAGCATCTACACAG TAAAGGAAGAAAGCAACCAGAATGAGCAGAGGGAAGACTTAAGCCAGACGGGATCTGACAGAGCCTTGGTGCTAGACAGACTAGCTAATAATGTAGCTAAACGTAAGAGCACTATGCCACAGAAGTTTGTGG gtgacAAACGTCTGTCAGACCTCTCCTACGATGGAGGAGCAGGCGAGCTGATTCAGCCCCACGTCATTGACCAGGCCATCAACAGTGCCATCAGCTACCTGGGGGCCGAGTCGCTCCGGCCCCTGGTCCAGACCTCCCCTGCCTCCTCTACTGATGTGGGCCTCGGATCCATGTACCCTCACCATAAGCCGGCGAATGACGGCCATGTGGGGACGGGCCACGGCCTGTCGGCCAAAGACAGTGCGGCTgagaacctgctgctgctctccaacTCCAAGTCTGCCTCCAGCGAGAAGGACGGCTCGCCCAGCCACAGCGGCCAAGACTCCACCGACACCGAGAGCAACAACGAGGACCGTACAGGCGGGCCGGCCCCCAGCCTCATCTACCTGACCAACCACATCAACCCCGGGGTGAGGAACGGCGTCCTCCCTCTagtgaaggaggagcagcagaggcagtACGAGGCCATCCGGGTCAGCATGGAGATGGCCTCCGAGGGCTTCAAGGTGGTGACGGCGGACGGGGAGCAGGTGAGGGCGTACCGGTGCGAACACTGCCGCGTTCTCTTCCTGGACCACGTCATGTACACCATTCACATGGGCTGCCACGGCTTCAGAGACCCCTTCGAGTGCAACCTCTGCGGTCACCGGAGTCAAGACCGATACGAGTTCTCCTCTCACATAACACGAGGGGAGCATCGCTactga
- the ikzf1 gene encoding DNA-binding protein Ikaros isoform X6, which translates to MAASNGLLGVSFYWHGTKQVPRTRWLDSPLQTRPVDKSKQNASDELRDIVMLGWNEEVQWRGEGLRAQLHGAAAALRPSAHGAGESWKNFILQTQGIAEYLHRMETEEAQEMAQMPGRDSPPANEASEEAEEPMAVPEDLSAGSAHQQNNRGDKGERPFQCSQCGASFTQKGNLLRHIKLHSGEKPFKCHLCSYACRRRDALTGHLRTHSVGKPHKCAYCGRSYKQRSSLEEHKERCHNYLQCMGLQNSIYTGDKRLSDLSYDGGAGELIQPHVIDQAINSAISYLGAESLRPLVQTSPASSTDVGLGSMYPHHKPANDGHVGTGHGLSAKDSAAENLLLLSNSKSASSEKDGSPSHSGQDSTDTESNNEDRTGGPAPSLIYLTNHINPGVRNGVLPLVKEEQQRQYEAIRVSMEMASEGFKVVTADGEQVRAYRCEHCRVLFLDHVMYTIHMGCHGFRDPFECNLCGHRSQDRYEFSSHITRGEHRY; encoded by the exons ATGGCTGCCAGTAATGGTCTACTGGGTGTCAGCTTTTATTGGCACGGCACAAAGCAAGTGCCAAGGACTCGGTGGCTCGACTCCCCGTTGCAGACTCGGCCTGTGGATAAAAGCAAGCAAAATGCCTCAGACGAGCTCAGAGACATAGTCATGTTGGGCTGGAACGAGGAAGTGCAGTGGAGAGGGGAGGGACTCAGGGCTCAGCTCCATGGGGCCGCCGCGGCGCTGAGACCTTCTGCACATGGAGCCGGGGAGAGTTGGAAGAACTTCATACTGCAAACTCAAGGAATAGCAG AGTACTTGCACCGcatggagacagaggaagcCCAGGAAATGGCCCAGATGCCAG GCAGGGACAGCCCCCCTGCCAACGAAGCATCCGAGGAGGCAGAGGAGCCCATGGCCGTCCCCGAGGACCTGTCAGCCGGCTCCGCCCACCAGCAGAACAACAGAGGGGACAAAG GAGAACGCCCTTTCCAGTGCAGCCAGTGCGGTGCCTCTTTCACCCAGAAGGGTAACCTGCTGCGCCACATCAAGCTGCATTCGGGGGAGAAACCCTTCAAGTGTCACCTGTGCAGCTACGCCTGCCGCAGGAGGGACGCCCTCACCGGCCATTTACGCACCCACTCGG TTGGAAAACCCCACAAGTGTGCTTACTGTGGGCGGAGCTATAAGCAACGCAGCTCTCTCGAGGAGCACAAGGAGAGGTGCCACAACTACCTCCAGTGCATGGGGTTGCAGAACAGCATCTACACAG gtgacAAACGTCTGTCAGACCTCTCCTACGATGGAGGAGCAGGCGAGCTGATTCAGCCCCACGTCATTGACCAGGCCATCAACAGTGCCATCAGCTACCTGGGGGCCGAGTCGCTCCGGCCCCTGGTCCAGACCTCCCCTGCCTCCTCTACTGATGTGGGCCTCGGATCCATGTACCCTCACCATAAGCCGGCGAATGACGGCCATGTGGGGACGGGCCACGGCCTGTCGGCCAAAGACAGTGCGGCTgagaacctgctgctgctctccaacTCCAAGTCTGCCTCCAGCGAGAAGGACGGCTCGCCCAGCCACAGCGGCCAAGACTCCACCGACACCGAGAGCAACAACGAGGACCGTACAGGCGGGCCGGCCCCCAGCCTCATCTACCTGACCAACCACATCAACCCCGGGGTGAGGAACGGCGTCCTCCCTCTagtgaaggaggagcagcagaggcagtACGAGGCCATCCGGGTCAGCATGGAGATGGCCTCCGAGGGCTTCAAGGTGGTGACGGCGGACGGGGAGCAGGTGAGGGCGTACCGGTGCGAACACTGCCGCGTTCTCTTCCTGGACCACGTCATGTACACCATTCACATGGGCTGCCACGGCTTCAGAGACCCCTTCGAGTGCAACCTCTGCGGTCACCGGAGTCAAGACCGATACGAGTTCTCCTCTCACATAACACGAGGGGAGCATCGCTactga
- the ikzf1 gene encoding DNA-binding protein Ikaros isoform X3 gives MAASNGLLGVSFYWHGTKQVPRTRWLDSPLQTRPVDKSKQNASDELRDIVMLGWNEEVQWRGEGLRAQLHGAAAALRPSAHGAGESWKNFILQTQGIAEYLHRMETEEAQEMAQMPGRDSPPANEASEEAEEPMAVPEDLSAGSAHQQNNRGDKACNIKVEARSDEENGLACDMNGVEEDECAEDLRVIDASGAKVNGSQPSPEAKAFSSAGGIRLPNGKLKCDICGIVCIGPNVLMVHKRSHTGERPFQCSQCGASFTQKGNLLRHIKLHSGEKPFKCHLCSYACRRRDALTGHLRTHSVGKPHKCAYCGRSYKQRSSLEEHKERCHNYLQCMGLQNSIYTGDKRLSDLSYDGGAGELIQPHVIDQAINSAISYLGAESLRPLVQTSPASSTDVGLGSMYPHHKPANDGHVGTGHGLSAKDSAAENLLLLSNSKSASSEKDGSPSHSGQDSTDTESNNEDRTGGPAPSLIYLTNHINPGVRNGVLPLVKEEQQRQYEAIRVSMEMASEGFKVVTADGEQVRAYRCEHCRVLFLDHVMYTIHMGCHGFRDPFECNLCGHRSQDRYEFSSHITRGEHRY, from the exons ATGGCTGCCAGTAATGGTCTACTGGGTGTCAGCTTTTATTGGCACGGCACAAAGCAAGTGCCAAGGACTCGGTGGCTCGACTCCCCGTTGCAGACTCGGCCTGTGGATAAAAGCAAGCAAAATGCCTCAGACGAGCTCAGAGACATAGTCATGTTGGGCTGGAACGAGGAAGTGCAGTGGAGAGGGGAGGGACTCAGGGCTCAGCTCCATGGGGCCGCCGCGGCGCTGAGACCTTCTGCACATGGAGCCGGGGAGAGTTGGAAGAACTTCATACTGCAAACTCAAGGAATAGCAG AGTACTTGCACCGcatggagacagaggaagcCCAGGAAATGGCCCAGATGCCAG GCAGGGACAGCCCCCCTGCCAACGAAGCATCCGAGGAGGCAGAGGAGCCCATGGCCGTCCCCGAGGACCTGTCAGCCGGCTCCGCCCACCAGCAGAACAACAGAGGGGACAAAG CCTGTAACATTAAAGTTGAGGCTCGCAGTGATGAGGAGAATGGGCTGGCCTGTGACATGAATGGCGTGGAGGAGGACGAGTGCGCGGAAGACTTGCGCGTGATCGATGCCTCGGGGGCCAAGGTGAACGGCTCACAGCCGAGCCCCGAAGCCAAGGCCTTCTCCTCGGCCGGCGGTATCCGGCTGCCCAACGGGAAGCTCAAGTGCGATATCTGTGGGATAGTTTGCATTGGCCCCAATGTGTTGATGGTGCACAAGCGAAGCCACACTG GAGAACGCCCTTTCCAGTGCAGCCAGTGCGGTGCCTCTTTCACCCAGAAGGGTAACCTGCTGCGCCACATCAAGCTGCATTCGGGGGAGAAACCCTTCAAGTGTCACCTGTGCAGCTACGCCTGCCGCAGGAGGGACGCCCTCACCGGCCATTTACGCACCCACTCGG TTGGAAAACCCCACAAGTGTGCTTACTGTGGGCGGAGCTATAAGCAACGCAGCTCTCTCGAGGAGCACAAGGAGAGGTGCCACAACTACCTCCAGTGCATGGGGTTGCAGAACAGCATCTACACAG gtgacAAACGTCTGTCAGACCTCTCCTACGATGGAGGAGCAGGCGAGCTGATTCAGCCCCACGTCATTGACCAGGCCATCAACAGTGCCATCAGCTACCTGGGGGCCGAGTCGCTCCGGCCCCTGGTCCAGACCTCCCCTGCCTCCTCTACTGATGTGGGCCTCGGATCCATGTACCCTCACCATAAGCCGGCGAATGACGGCCATGTGGGGACGGGCCACGGCCTGTCGGCCAAAGACAGTGCGGCTgagaacctgctgctgctctccaacTCCAAGTCTGCCTCCAGCGAGAAGGACGGCTCGCCCAGCCACAGCGGCCAAGACTCCACCGACACCGAGAGCAACAACGAGGACCGTACAGGCGGGCCGGCCCCCAGCCTCATCTACCTGACCAACCACATCAACCCCGGGGTGAGGAACGGCGTCCTCCCTCTagtgaaggaggagcagcagaggcagtACGAGGCCATCCGGGTCAGCATGGAGATGGCCTCCGAGGGCTTCAAGGTGGTGACGGCGGACGGGGAGCAGGTGAGGGCGTACCGGTGCGAACACTGCCGCGTTCTCTTCCTGGACCACGTCATGTACACCATTCACATGGGCTGCCACGGCTTCAGAGACCCCTTCGAGTGCAACCTCTGCGGTCACCGGAGTCAAGACCGATACGAGTTCTCCTCTCACATAACACGAGGGGAGCATCGCTactga
- the ikzf1 gene encoding DNA-binding protein Ikaros isoform X4 → MAASNGLLGVSFYWHGTKQVPRTRWLDSPLQTRPVDKSKQNASDELRDIVMLGWNEEVQWRGEGLRAQLHGAAAALRPSAHGAGESWKNFILQTQGIAEYLHRMETEEAQEMAQMPGRDSPPANEASEEAEEPMAVPEDLSAGSAHQQNNRGDKGERPFQCSQCGASFTQKGNLLRHIKLHSGEKPFKCHLCSYACRRRDALTGHLRTHSVGKPHKCAYCGRSYKQRSSLEEHKERCHNYLQCMGLQNSIYTVVKEESNQNEQREDLSQTGSDRALVLDRLANNVAKRKSTMPQKFVGDKRLSDLSYDGGAGELIQPHVIDQAINSAISYLGAESLRPLVQTSPASSTDVGLGSMYPHHKPANDGHVGTGHGLSAKDSAAENLLLLSNSKSASSEKDGSPSHSGQDSTDTESNNEDRTGGPAPSLIYLTNHINPGVRNGVLPLVKEEQQRQYEAIRVSMEMASEGFKVVTADGEQVRAYRCEHCRVLFLDHVMYTIHMGCHGFRDPFECNLCGHRSQDRYEFSSHITRGEHRY, encoded by the exons ATGGCTGCCAGTAATGGTCTACTGGGTGTCAGCTTTTATTGGCACGGCACAAAGCAAGTGCCAAGGACTCGGTGGCTCGACTCCCCGTTGCAGACTCGGCCTGTGGATAAAAGCAAGCAAAATGCCTCAGACGAGCTCAGAGACATAGTCATGTTGGGCTGGAACGAGGAAGTGCAGTGGAGAGGGGAGGGACTCAGGGCTCAGCTCCATGGGGCCGCCGCGGCGCTGAGACCTTCTGCACATGGAGCCGGGGAGAGTTGGAAGAACTTCATACTGCAAACTCAAGGAATAGCAG AGTACTTGCACCGcatggagacagaggaagcCCAGGAAATGGCCCAGATGCCAG GCAGGGACAGCCCCCCTGCCAACGAAGCATCCGAGGAGGCAGAGGAGCCCATGGCCGTCCCCGAGGACCTGTCAGCCGGCTCCGCCCACCAGCAGAACAACAGAGGGGACAAAG GAGAACGCCCTTTCCAGTGCAGCCAGTGCGGTGCCTCTTTCACCCAGAAGGGTAACCTGCTGCGCCACATCAAGCTGCATTCGGGGGAGAAACCCTTCAAGTGTCACCTGTGCAGCTACGCCTGCCGCAGGAGGGACGCCCTCACCGGCCATTTACGCACCCACTCGG TTGGAAAACCCCACAAGTGTGCTTACTGTGGGCGGAGCTATAAGCAACGCAGCTCTCTCGAGGAGCACAAGGAGAGGTGCCACAACTACCTCCAGTGCATGGGGTTGCAGAACAGCATCTACACAG TAGTAAAGGAAGAAAGCAACCAGAATGAGCAGAGGGAAGACTTAAGCCAGACGGGATCTGACAGAGCCTTGGTGCTAGACAGACTAGCTAATAATGTAGCTAAACGTAAGAGCACTATGCCACAGAAGTTTGTGG gtgacAAACGTCTGTCAGACCTCTCCTACGATGGAGGAGCAGGCGAGCTGATTCAGCCCCACGTCATTGACCAGGCCATCAACAGTGCCATCAGCTACCTGGGGGCCGAGTCGCTCCGGCCCCTGGTCCAGACCTCCCCTGCCTCCTCTACTGATGTGGGCCTCGGATCCATGTACCCTCACCATAAGCCGGCGAATGACGGCCATGTGGGGACGGGCCACGGCCTGTCGGCCAAAGACAGTGCGGCTgagaacctgctgctgctctccaacTCCAAGTCTGCCTCCAGCGAGAAGGACGGCTCGCCCAGCCACAGCGGCCAAGACTCCACCGACACCGAGAGCAACAACGAGGACCGTACAGGCGGGCCGGCCCCCAGCCTCATCTACCTGACCAACCACATCAACCCCGGGGTGAGGAACGGCGTCCTCCCTCTagtgaaggaggagcagcagaggcagtACGAGGCCATCCGGGTCAGCATGGAGATGGCCTCCGAGGGCTTCAAGGTGGTGACGGCGGACGGGGAGCAGGTGAGGGCGTACCGGTGCGAACACTGCCGCGTTCTCTTCCTGGACCACGTCATGTACACCATTCACATGGGCTGCCACGGCTTCAGAGACCCCTTCGAGTGCAACCTCTGCGGTCACCGGAGTCAAGACCGATACGAGTTCTCCTCTCACATAACACGAGGGGAGCATCGCTactga
- the ikzf1 gene encoding DNA-binding protein Ikaros isoform X2 has translation MAASNGLLGVSFYWHGTKQVPRTRWLDSPLQTRPVDKSKQNASDELRDIVMLGWNEEVQWRGEGLRAQLHGAAAALRPSAHGAGESWKNFILQTQGIAEYLHRMETEEAQEMAQMPGRDSPPANEASEEAEEPMAVPEDLSAGSAHQQNNRGDKACNIKVEARSDEENGLACDMNGVEEDECAEDLRVIDASGAKVNGSQPSPEAKAFSSAGGIRLPNGKLKCDICGIVCIGPNVLMVHKRSHTGERPFQCSQCGASFTQKGNLLRHIKLHSGEKPFKCHLCSYACRRRDALTGHLRTHSVGKPHKCAYCGRSYKQRSSLEEHKERCHNYLQCMGLQNSIYTVKEESNQNEQREDLSQTGSDRALVLDRLANNVAKRKSTMPQKFVGDKRLSDLSYDGGAGELIQPHVIDQAINSAISYLGAESLRPLVQTSPASSTDVGLGSMYPHHKPANDGHVGTGHGLSAKDSAAENLLLLSNSKSASSEKDGSPSHSGQDSTDTESNNEDRTGGPAPSLIYLTNHINPGVRNGVLPLVKEEQQRQYEAIRVSMEMASEGFKVVTADGEQVRAYRCEHCRVLFLDHVMYTIHMGCHGFRDPFECNLCGHRSQDRYEFSSHITRGEHRY, from the exons ATGGCTGCCAGTAATGGTCTACTGGGTGTCAGCTTTTATTGGCACGGCACAAAGCAAGTGCCAAGGACTCGGTGGCTCGACTCCCCGTTGCAGACTCGGCCTGTGGATAAAAGCAAGCAAAATGCCTCAGACGAGCTCAGAGACATAGTCATGTTGGGCTGGAACGAGGAAGTGCAGTGGAGAGGGGAGGGACTCAGGGCTCAGCTCCATGGGGCCGCCGCGGCGCTGAGACCTTCTGCACATGGAGCCGGGGAGAGTTGGAAGAACTTCATACTGCAAACTCAAGGAATAGCAG AGTACTTGCACCGcatggagacagaggaagcCCAGGAAATGGCCCAGATGCCAG GCAGGGACAGCCCCCCTGCCAACGAAGCATCCGAGGAGGCAGAGGAGCCCATGGCCGTCCCCGAGGACCTGTCAGCCGGCTCCGCCCACCAGCAGAACAACAGAGGGGACAAAG CCTGTAACATTAAAGTTGAGGCTCGCAGTGATGAGGAGAATGGGCTGGCCTGTGACATGAATGGCGTGGAGGAGGACGAGTGCGCGGAAGACTTGCGCGTGATCGATGCCTCGGGGGCCAAGGTGAACGGCTCACAGCCGAGCCCCGAAGCCAAGGCCTTCTCCTCGGCCGGCGGTATCCGGCTGCCCAACGGGAAGCTCAAGTGCGATATCTGTGGGATAGTTTGCATTGGCCCCAATGTGTTGATGGTGCACAAGCGAAGCCACACTG GAGAACGCCCTTTCCAGTGCAGCCAGTGCGGTGCCTCTTTCACCCAGAAGGGTAACCTGCTGCGCCACATCAAGCTGCATTCGGGGGAGAAACCCTTCAAGTGTCACCTGTGCAGCTACGCCTGCCGCAGGAGGGACGCCCTCACCGGCCATTTACGCACCCACTCGG TTGGAAAACCCCACAAGTGTGCTTACTGTGGGCGGAGCTATAAGCAACGCAGCTCTCTCGAGGAGCACAAGGAGAGGTGCCACAACTACCTCCAGTGCATGGGGTTGCAGAACAGCATCTACACAG TAAAGGAAGAAAGCAACCAGAATGAGCAGAGGGAAGACTTAAGCCAGACGGGATCTGACAGAGCCTTGGTGCTAGACAGACTAGCTAATAATGTAGCTAAACGTAAGAGCACTATGCCACAGAAGTTTGTGG gtgacAAACGTCTGTCAGACCTCTCCTACGATGGAGGAGCAGGCGAGCTGATTCAGCCCCACGTCATTGACCAGGCCATCAACAGTGCCATCAGCTACCTGGGGGCCGAGTCGCTCCGGCCCCTGGTCCAGACCTCCCCTGCCTCCTCTACTGATGTGGGCCTCGGATCCATGTACCCTCACCATAAGCCGGCGAATGACGGCCATGTGGGGACGGGCCACGGCCTGTCGGCCAAAGACAGTGCGGCTgagaacctgctgctgctctccaacTCCAAGTCTGCCTCCAGCGAGAAGGACGGCTCGCCCAGCCACAGCGGCCAAGACTCCACCGACACCGAGAGCAACAACGAGGACCGTACAGGCGGGCCGGCCCCCAGCCTCATCTACCTGACCAACCACATCAACCCCGGGGTGAGGAACGGCGTCCTCCCTCTagtgaaggaggagcagcagaggcagtACGAGGCCATCCGGGTCAGCATGGAGATGGCCTCCGAGGGCTTCAAGGTGGTGACGGCGGACGGGGAGCAGGTGAGGGCGTACCGGTGCGAACACTGCCGCGTTCTCTTCCTGGACCACGTCATGTACACCATTCACATGGGCTGCCACGGCTTCAGAGACCCCTTCGAGTGCAACCTCTGCGGTCACCGGAGTCAAGACCGATACGAGTTCTCCTCTCACATAACACGAGGGGAGCATCGCTactga
- the ikzf1 gene encoding DNA-binding protein Ikaros isoform X1, translated as MAASNGLLGVSFYWHGTKQVPRTRWLDSPLQTRPVDKSKQNASDELRDIVMLGWNEEVQWRGEGLRAQLHGAAAALRPSAHGAGESWKNFILQTQGIAEYLHRMETEEAQEMAQMPGRDSPPANEASEEAEEPMAVPEDLSAGSAHQQNNRGDKACNIKVEARSDEENGLACDMNGVEEDECAEDLRVIDASGAKVNGSQPSPEAKAFSSAGGIRLPNGKLKCDICGIVCIGPNVLMVHKRSHTGERPFQCSQCGASFTQKGNLLRHIKLHSGEKPFKCHLCSYACRRRDALTGHLRTHSVGKPHKCAYCGRSYKQRSSLEEHKERCHNYLQCMGLQNSIYTVVKEESNQNEQREDLSQTGSDRALVLDRLANNVAKRKSTMPQKFVGDKRLSDLSYDGGAGELIQPHVIDQAINSAISYLGAESLRPLVQTSPASSTDVGLGSMYPHHKPANDGHVGTGHGLSAKDSAAENLLLLSNSKSASSEKDGSPSHSGQDSTDTESNNEDRTGGPAPSLIYLTNHINPGVRNGVLPLVKEEQQRQYEAIRVSMEMASEGFKVVTADGEQVRAYRCEHCRVLFLDHVMYTIHMGCHGFRDPFECNLCGHRSQDRYEFSSHITRGEHRY; from the exons ATGGCTGCCAGTAATGGTCTACTGGGTGTCAGCTTTTATTGGCACGGCACAAAGCAAGTGCCAAGGACTCGGTGGCTCGACTCCCCGTTGCAGACTCGGCCTGTGGATAAAAGCAAGCAAAATGCCTCAGACGAGCTCAGAGACATAGTCATGTTGGGCTGGAACGAGGAAGTGCAGTGGAGAGGGGAGGGACTCAGGGCTCAGCTCCATGGGGCCGCCGCGGCGCTGAGACCTTCTGCACATGGAGCCGGGGAGAGTTGGAAGAACTTCATACTGCAAACTCAAGGAATAGCAG AGTACTTGCACCGcatggagacagaggaagcCCAGGAAATGGCCCAGATGCCAG GCAGGGACAGCCCCCCTGCCAACGAAGCATCCGAGGAGGCAGAGGAGCCCATGGCCGTCCCCGAGGACCTGTCAGCCGGCTCCGCCCACCAGCAGAACAACAGAGGGGACAAAG CCTGTAACATTAAAGTTGAGGCTCGCAGTGATGAGGAGAATGGGCTGGCCTGTGACATGAATGGCGTGGAGGAGGACGAGTGCGCGGAAGACTTGCGCGTGATCGATGCCTCGGGGGCCAAGGTGAACGGCTCACAGCCGAGCCCCGAAGCCAAGGCCTTCTCCTCGGCCGGCGGTATCCGGCTGCCCAACGGGAAGCTCAAGTGCGATATCTGTGGGATAGTTTGCATTGGCCCCAATGTGTTGATGGTGCACAAGCGAAGCCACACTG GAGAACGCCCTTTCCAGTGCAGCCAGTGCGGTGCCTCTTTCACCCAGAAGGGTAACCTGCTGCGCCACATCAAGCTGCATTCGGGGGAGAAACCCTTCAAGTGTCACCTGTGCAGCTACGCCTGCCGCAGGAGGGACGCCCTCACCGGCCATTTACGCACCCACTCGG TTGGAAAACCCCACAAGTGTGCTTACTGTGGGCGGAGCTATAAGCAACGCAGCTCTCTCGAGGAGCACAAGGAGAGGTGCCACAACTACCTCCAGTGCATGGGGTTGCAGAACAGCATCTACACAG TAGTAAAGGAAGAAAGCAACCAGAATGAGCAGAGGGAAGACTTAAGCCAGACGGGATCTGACAGAGCCTTGGTGCTAGACAGACTAGCTAATAATGTAGCTAAACGTAAGAGCACTATGCCACAGAAGTTTGTGG gtgacAAACGTCTGTCAGACCTCTCCTACGATGGAGGAGCAGGCGAGCTGATTCAGCCCCACGTCATTGACCAGGCCATCAACAGTGCCATCAGCTACCTGGGGGCCGAGTCGCTCCGGCCCCTGGTCCAGACCTCCCCTGCCTCCTCTACTGATGTGGGCCTCGGATCCATGTACCCTCACCATAAGCCGGCGAATGACGGCCATGTGGGGACGGGCCACGGCCTGTCGGCCAAAGACAGTGCGGCTgagaacctgctgctgctctccaacTCCAAGTCTGCCTCCAGCGAGAAGGACGGCTCGCCCAGCCACAGCGGCCAAGACTCCACCGACACCGAGAGCAACAACGAGGACCGTACAGGCGGGCCGGCCCCCAGCCTCATCTACCTGACCAACCACATCAACCCCGGGGTGAGGAACGGCGTCCTCCCTCTagtgaaggaggagcagcagaggcagtACGAGGCCATCCGGGTCAGCATGGAGATGGCCTCCGAGGGCTTCAAGGTGGTGACGGCGGACGGGGAGCAGGTGAGGGCGTACCGGTGCGAACACTGCCGCGTTCTCTTCCTGGACCACGTCATGTACACCATTCACATGGGCTGCCACGGCTTCAGAGACCCCTTCGAGTGCAACCTCTGCGGTCACCGGAGTCAAGACCGATACGAGTTCTCCTCTCACATAACACGAGGGGAGCATCGCTactga